A stretch of Cucumis sativus cultivar 9930 chromosome 2, Cucumber_9930_V3, whole genome shotgun sequence DNA encodes these proteins:
- the LOC101204578 gene encoding inositol phosphorylceramide glucuronosyltransferase 1: protein MKPIAWIFLPFALVLIQSLVSAASSSSSSGSQSSDEAYVTLLYGDEFLLGVRVLGKSIRDTGSNKDMVALISDGVSEYAKKLLEADGWIVEKISLLANPNQVRPSRFWGVYTKLKIFNMTDYKKVVYLDADTIVVKNIEDLFKCSKFCANLKHSERLNSGVMVVEPSETIFNDMMSKVNTLPSYTGGDQGFLNSYYSNFPNAHVFEPNLPQEVLRSRPTPEMERLSTLYNADVGLYMLANKWMVDESELRVIHYTLGPLKPWDWWTSWLLKPVDIWQNVRERLQDSLPGTGGGRNPNDDLIVKILVLLPLVALIFCSYQSCLQTRWYSNTSWRSLICDQARHLYYKIKSVGTINYTGLSTLNAVNLNHQSKIPVFLGGISIFVCFLAAVISLALAFAIVPRQVMPWTGLLLMYEWIFTIFILLFGSYLHFIFKWGKSMATQAGSFSDSESFDYSSKDHQWQASSSDVTAWFYGLGMAFLAVIAPTLPCILGVSALFLRLGLMVVGGLILASFMTYAAEHLAIRSFLRGLENKDGARGSRSVCLFC, encoded by the exons aTGAAACCAATCGCTTGGATTTTCCTGCCATTCGCCTTGGTTTTGATTCAATCTCTAGTCTCAGCagcttcttcatcttcttcttccggATCACAGTCTTCCGATGAAGCTTATGTTACCCTTTTGTATGGCGATGAATTTCTTTTGGGTGTTCGAGTTCTTGGGAAATCGATTCGCGACACTGGCTCCAACAAGGACATGGTGGCCTTGATTTCTGATGGGGTTTCTGAGTATGCTAAGAAGCTACTAGAG GCTGATGGATGGATAGTGGAGAAGATTAGTTTATTGGCAAATCCTAATCAAGTTCGTCCATCAAGATTTTGGGGTGTCTATACAAAgctgaaaatatttaacatgACTGACTATAAAAAAG TGGTATATCTAGACGCAGATACAATTGtggtaaaaaatatagaagatCTTTTCAAATGTAGCAAATTTTGTGCCAACTTGAAGCATTCTGAAAGACTGAATTCTGGTGTTATGGTTGTGGAACCGTCTGAAACTATTTTCAACGACATGATGAGTAAAGTTAATACTTTGCCCTCATACACAGGAG GGGATCAAGGCTTTTTGAATTCATACTATTCGAATTTTCCCAATGCACATGTTTTTGAGCCAAACTTACCACAAGAAGTGCTTCGCTCTAGACCAACACCAGAAATGGAACGACTTTCTACTCTTTATAATGCGGATGTTGGTCTTTACATGCTTGCTAACAAG TGGATGGTCGATGAGAGTGAACTCCGGGTTATCCACTATACACTGGGCCCCCTCAAACCTTGGGACTGGTGGACATCTTGGCTTTTAAAACCTGTTGATATCTGGCAG AATGTCAGGGAAAGATTACAAGACTCCCTTCCTGGAACTGGTGGGGGTAGAAACCCTAATGATGATCTTATTGTCAaaattcttgttcttcttcctCTTGTTGCATTAATCTTTTGTTCTTATCAATCTTGTCTTCAG ACACGGTGGTACTCTAATACATCATGGAGAAGCTTGATATGCGATCAAGCCAGGCATCTATACTACAAAATAAAGTCTGTTGGAACAATTAATTATACTGGTCTTTCTACACTAAACGCTGTTAATTTGAACCATCAG TCGAAGATACCTGTTTTTTTGGGTGGAATATCAATCTTCGTCTGTTTTCTTGCTGCTGTAATTTCCCTTGCTCTTGCATTTGCGATTGTGCCAAGGCAAGTGATGCCATGGACTGGCTTGCTGTTGATGTATGAGTGGATATTCACAATTTTCATTCTATTATTTGGAAGTTAtctccattttattttcaaatgggGTAAATCAATGGCGACCCAAGCAGGATCCTTCTCTGATTCTGAGTCGTTTGATTATTCTTCTAAAG ATCATCAGTGGCAGGCATCAAGCAGTGACGTTACCGCATGGTTTTATGGTCTAGGGATGGCATTCTTGGCTGTTATTGCTCCAACTTTGCCTTGTATTTTGGGTGTCAGTGCTCTGTTTTTGAG GTTAGGTTTGATGGTTGTAGGGGGTCTAATTTTGGCATCATTTATGACATATGCTGCTGAACATCTTGCAATTAGATCATTCTTGAGAggtcttgaaaacaaagatggTGCAAGAGGCAGCAGGAGTGTATGTCTCTTCTGTTGA